The Setaria viridis chromosome 6, Setaria_viridis_v4.0, whole genome shotgun sequence genome contains a region encoding:
- the LOC140223239 gene encoding uncharacterized protein, with protein MEIQKLPSLERPEHWTMYFDGALNLKGASAGLLFISSKGEHLKYMLQIHYKATNNGAKYEALIHDLRITISLGIKRILAYSDSKVIIKKVNKNWDCTKDSMDAYRI; from the coding sequence ATGGAAATCCAGAAGCTGCCCTCACTAGAAAGGCCAGAACACTGGACCATGTACTTTGACGGCGCCCTCAACCTCAAAGGAGCCAGCGCGGGGCTCCTCTTCATATCCTCCAAGGGTGAACATCTCAAATATATGCTCCAGATTCACTACAAGGCAACCAACAATGGCGCCAAGTATGAAGCTCTCATCCACGACCTCCGCATCACCATTTCCCTCGGAATCAAGCGTATACTCGCTTACAGCGACTCCAAGGTCATCATTAAGAAAgtcaacaagaattgggactgCACTAAGGACTCCATGGACGCTTACCGCATATAA